From the genome of Microtus pennsylvanicus isolate mMicPen1 chromosome 20, mMicPen1.hap1, whole genome shotgun sequence, one region includes:
- the Stac3 gene encoding SH3 and cysteine-rich domain-containing protein 3 isoform X1, whose translation MGRMTEKEVLESPKPPFPAETPQSGLQRLKQIFKKGSPETTEMEPPPEPQANGEAVGAGGGPIYYIYEEEEEEEEEEEPPPEPPKLVNDKPHKFKDHFFKKPKFCDVCARMIVLNNKFGLRCKNCKTNIHEHCQSYVEMQRCFGKIPPGFHRAYSSPLYSNQQYACVKDLSAANRNDPVFETLRIGVIMANKERKKGQADKKNPLAAMMEEEPESARPEEGKSQDGNNAERDKKAEKKTPDDKHKQPGFQQSHYFVALYRFKALEKDDLDFPPGEKITVIDDSNEEWWRGKIGEKVGFFPPNFIIRVRAGERVHRVTRSFVGNREIGQITLKKDQIVVQKGDEVGGYVKVYTGRKVGLFPADFLEEI comes from the exons CTACAACGACTGAAGCAGATATTCAAGAAGGGCTCTCCAGAGACAACTGAGATGGAGCCTCCCCCAGAGCCCCAGGCCAATGGAGAGGCAGTGGGAGCTGGGGGCGGGCCCATCTACTATATctatgaggaagaagaggaagaggaggaggaggaggaaccacCCCCAGAACCTCCTAAGCTTGTCAATGACAAGCCCCACAAATTCAAAGATCACTTCTTCAAGAAACCCAAGTTCTGTGATGTCTGTGCCCGGATGATTGTGC TCAATAACAAATTTGGGCTCCGCTGTAAGAACTGCAAAACCAACATCCATGAACATTGTCAGTCCTACGTGGAGATGCAGAGATGCTTCGGCAAGATC CCGCCTGGTTTCCATCGTGCCTATAGCTCCCCACTCTACAGCAACCAACAGTACGCTTGTGTCAAAGATCTCT CTGCTGCCAATCGCAATGACCCTGTGTTTGAAACCCTGCGCATCGGGGTGATCATGGCAAACAAGGAACGGAAGAAGGGACAGgcagataagaaaaat CCTCTAGCAGCCATGATGGAGGAGGAGCCAGAGTCAGCCAGGCCAGAGGAAGGCAAGTCCCAGGATG GAAACAATGCAGAAAGGGACAAGAAGGCTGAGAAGAAAACACCGGATGACAAA CACAAGCAGCCCGGCTTCCAGCAGTCTCATTACTTTGTGGCTCTCTATCGGTTCAAAGCCTTGGAGAAAGATGATCTGGATTTCCC GCCAGGGGAGAAGATCACAGTTATTGACGACTCTAACGAGGAGTGGTGGCGG GGGAAAATCGGAGAGAAGGTCGGATTCTTCCCGCCAAACTTCATCATTCGGGTCCGGGCTGGAGAACGCGTGCATCGCGTAACCAGATCCTTTGTGGGGAACCGCGAGATTGGGCAGATCACTCTGAAGAAAGACCAG ATCGTAGTGCAAAAAGGAGACGAAGTTGGCGGCTACGTCAAGGTCTACACCGGCCGCAAGGTGGGGCTGTTCCCCGCCGACTTTCTGGAGGAGATTTAG
- the Coxfa4l2 gene encoding NADH dehydrogenase [ubiquinone] 1 alpha subcomplex subunit 4-like 2, whose amino-acid sequence MAGTSSGARFYRQIKRHPGLIPMIGFICLGMGSAGLYLLRLALRSPDVCWDRKNPEPWNRVSPNDQYKFLAVSTDYKKLKKDRPDF is encoded by the exons ATGGCAGGAACCAGCTCAGGGGCCCGCTTCTACCGGCAGATAAAAAGACACCCCGGG CTCATCCCAATGATCGGCTTCATCTGCCTGGGCATGGGCAGTGCTGGGCTCTATCTGCTTCGACTGGCGCTGCGTAGCCCGGATGTCTG CTGGGACAGAAAGAACCCAGAGCCCTGGAACCGAGTGAGTCCCAATGACCAGTACAAG TTCCTCGCTGTTTCCACTGACTACAAGAAGCTGAAGAAGGACCGGCCAGACTTCTAA
- the Stac3 gene encoding SH3 and cysteine-rich domain-containing protein 3 isoform X3, with protein MEPPPEPQANGEAVGAGGGPIYYIYEEEEEEEEEEEPPPEPPKLVNDKPHKFKDHFFKKPKFCDVCARMIVLNNKFGLRCKNCKTNIHEHCQSYVEMQRCFGKIPPGFHRAYSSPLYSNQQYACVKDLSAANRNDPVFETLRIGVIMANKERKKGQADKKNPLAAMMEEEPESARPEEGKSQDGNNAERDKKAEKKTPDDKHKQPGFQQSHYFVALYRFKALEKDDLDFPPGEKITVIDDSNEEWWRGKIGEKVGFFPPNFIIRVRAGERVHRVTRSFVGNREIGQITLKKDQIVVQKGDEVGGYVKVYTGRKVGLFPADFLEEI; from the exons ATGGAGCCTCCCCCAGAGCCCCAGGCCAATGGAGAGGCAGTGGGAGCTGGGGGCGGGCCCATCTACTATATctatgaggaagaagaggaagaggaggaggaggaggaaccacCCCCAGAACCTCCTAAGCTTGTCAATGACAAGCCCCACAAATTCAAAGATCACTTCTTCAAGAAACCCAAGTTCTGTGATGTCTGTGCCCGGATGATTGTGC TCAATAACAAATTTGGGCTCCGCTGTAAGAACTGCAAAACCAACATCCATGAACATTGTCAGTCCTACGTGGAGATGCAGAGATGCTTCGGCAAGATC CCGCCTGGTTTCCATCGTGCCTATAGCTCCCCACTCTACAGCAACCAACAGTACGCTTGTGTCAAAGATCTCT CTGCTGCCAATCGCAATGACCCTGTGTTTGAAACCCTGCGCATCGGGGTGATCATGGCAAACAAGGAACGGAAGAAGGGACAGgcagataagaaaaat CCTCTAGCAGCCATGATGGAGGAGGAGCCAGAGTCAGCCAGGCCAGAGGAAGGCAAGTCCCAGGATG GAAACAATGCAGAAAGGGACAAGAAGGCTGAGAAGAAAACACCGGATGACAAA CACAAGCAGCCCGGCTTCCAGCAGTCTCATTACTTTGTGGCTCTCTATCGGTTCAAAGCCTTGGAGAAAGATGATCTGGATTTCCC GCCAGGGGAGAAGATCACAGTTATTGACGACTCTAACGAGGAGTGGTGGCGG GGGAAAATCGGAGAGAAGGTCGGATTCTTCCCGCCAAACTTCATCATTCGGGTCCGGGCTGGAGAACGCGTGCATCGCGTAACCAGATCCTTTGTGGGGAACCGCGAGATTGGGCAGATCACTCTGAAGAAAGACCAG ATCGTAGTGCAAAAAGGAGACGAAGTTGGCGGCTACGTCAAGGTCTACACCGGCCGCAAGGTGGGGCTGTTCCCCGCCGACTTTCTGGAGGAGATTTAG
- the Stac3 gene encoding SH3 and cysteine-rich domain-containing protein 3 isoform X2, which yields MTEKEVLESPKPPFPAETPQSGLQRLKQIFKKGSPETTEMEPPPEPQANGEAVGAGGGPIYYIYEEEEEEEEEEEPPPEPPKLVNDKPHKFKDHFFKKPKFCDVCARMIVLNNKFGLRCKNCKTNIHEHCQSYVEMQRCFGKIPPGFHRAYSSPLYSNQQYACVKDLSAANRNDPVFETLRIGVIMANKERKKGQADKKNPLAAMMEEEPESARPEEGKSQDGNNAERDKKAEKKTPDDKHKQPGFQQSHYFVALYRFKALEKDDLDFPPGEKITVIDDSNEEWWRGKIGEKVGFFPPNFIIRVRAGERVHRVTRSFVGNREIGQITLKKDQIVVQKGDEVGGYVKVYTGRKVGLFPADFLEEI from the exons CTACAACGACTGAAGCAGATATTCAAGAAGGGCTCTCCAGAGACAACTGAGATGGAGCCTCCCCCAGAGCCCCAGGCCAATGGAGAGGCAGTGGGAGCTGGGGGCGGGCCCATCTACTATATctatgaggaagaagaggaagaggaggaggaggaggaaccacCCCCAGAACCTCCTAAGCTTGTCAATGACAAGCCCCACAAATTCAAAGATCACTTCTTCAAGAAACCCAAGTTCTGTGATGTCTGTGCCCGGATGATTGTGC TCAATAACAAATTTGGGCTCCGCTGTAAGAACTGCAAAACCAACATCCATGAACATTGTCAGTCCTACGTGGAGATGCAGAGATGCTTCGGCAAGATC CCGCCTGGTTTCCATCGTGCCTATAGCTCCCCACTCTACAGCAACCAACAGTACGCTTGTGTCAAAGATCTCT CTGCTGCCAATCGCAATGACCCTGTGTTTGAAACCCTGCGCATCGGGGTGATCATGGCAAACAAGGAACGGAAGAAGGGACAGgcagataagaaaaat CCTCTAGCAGCCATGATGGAGGAGGAGCCAGAGTCAGCCAGGCCAGAGGAAGGCAAGTCCCAGGATG GAAACAATGCAGAAAGGGACAAGAAGGCTGAGAAGAAAACACCGGATGACAAA CACAAGCAGCCCGGCTTCCAGCAGTCTCATTACTTTGTGGCTCTCTATCGGTTCAAAGCCTTGGAGAAAGATGATCTGGATTTCCC GCCAGGGGAGAAGATCACAGTTATTGACGACTCTAACGAGGAGTGGTGGCGG GGGAAAATCGGAGAGAAGGTCGGATTCTTCCCGCCAAACTTCATCATTCGGGTCCGGGCTGGAGAACGCGTGCATCGCGTAACCAGATCCTTTGTGGGGAACCGCGAGATTGGGCAGATCACTCTGAAGAAAGACCAG ATCGTAGTGCAAAAAGGAGACGAAGTTGGCGGCTACGTCAAGGTCTACACCGGCCGCAAGGTGGGGCTGTTCCCCGCCGACTTTCTGGAGGAGATTTAG